The Anopheles gambiae chromosome 2, idAnoGambNW_F1_1, whole genome shotgun sequence genomic sequence aaattatcaaTATAATGTAAGTGATCAACAGCATATTGGCAGCCAAACCCACTCaaagtttttccttttcaaatGCTATTTGTATGGTTATTAAAATGAACAATTTAAAAGCATCTCCACCCTAATGGTTTCGCATGCTGTTAATTATCGAGCTAGCACTGCCCAGAGTGTCGAGAGAGCGTTCAATTAACAGCTCACACATGAACACCGGCTCGCCAATCCGAAGAACGGTCTGGTTCAATTTTTATCACCAGTCATAACGACCACCACCGCTCCATCCAATCCATCCCATTCGGCTGCCCCGGGAGGAAGTGGCATGCTAACCGCAAAATTGCTTCATAATTAAATTGTCACCCTTTGCGCGTTAGCAGCCAGCAGCGGCGACAAACATTCCCGCCATGTGTTCAGCATTCCGCGCTCGTGTTACAAAACTCGTGGTGCGAGCAAACAACATGCATTAGACACAGACATACGGTGATGGTAGCTGCGGAAATACATCGATTTCCCCTCGGATCGATTCACGCTCCCCAGCTGACCGGAAGCATTTTCCAAGATGACCGCAAAACCCCATCAAGATGGGAGTAAAAACCCTCCCGTTAGCTGTTTGCTTCTAGTGCGACGTTTTTTTACGACGCTACAACGCGAAACACAATTAGTGCAATTAAATCGTTTTTCAACACTCGCCAAACCAAACAGACGTGGTAGGTGGTTACACGGACACTCAGCACCGAACACTTCCCGATGGTGTACGGAGTTTGAAAGCATGTTGCGGGTTGCAGTTTAGTTTCATCATGAACTTGGAAAACCACTGCTTTTCCGATAAATTTGTAGGTGTCAAAAGATATCCTCCAAAGAATATATACAGTTAAAAATGTAAGTAGTAcaatgtttcatcaaaattcataaaaaaggcCATTAGGTAGTTTTAAAAGTAAGAAGCGGCTGTTTCCTatagcgcctaaatgtatgcaaactgTATGACATTTCTTTAAAATGTACTACGTTTGCCTTATGTTATTAATGACTAAAAATAGCCCAATATAGACACATGTAATTCAATTGCATAACTTCAGGCGCTTATCTACGATCCATGCTAGTACACAATAATACAAAGAACTATCTGCTTTCCTCATGTAAGCGGTAACACTTCCAGGAATGTTCAAGGCCTATTTTACACCTCCAAACCACAATTCATACGTCTCTCTCTAGCTCTCTaactctctcactcactctctctatctgttTAACCTCCAACACGCAACAAAACCCGGCAGCGACACGTGTTACGGTGGTGAAAGTTTTCTCCGGAAAACCCCAGCCCGCACCCGGACAGCACAGCACTCAGCACCCAGCAGTGTGGCCCGCCACACCGTTAAACGTGCGGTTGATGCCGTTCGTGATTGTTTTGTCAGAGACAGGGAAATtaagttttccctttttcctgtACTCACCCCGCGCCCCGCTTCTGCCGGCGTTGCGGTGCGTCGCTTCCGTTTGGAATGAACTGGAATTTCGATCACGATTAAGATTTTGATACActgcctgcgtgtgtgtgtgtgtgtgtgtgtgtgtgtgtgtgtgtgtgtgtgtgtgtgtatgtatgtgggCATGGTTGTAAGAAATTGTACCTCGGAGTGACAAGAGATGATGGATCGTAAGAGCTGATTGGCGGCCCAGTATGCGTACGTTTTTCGAGCAAATTGAGCGGAATGTCTTGTGCGGATGAGCAAATATTTCATGCTCGGCACGGTATGCACGATTTGTAAAGCTATTTTGCGTAATTAAATGTAATGTCATTCGTGCGGTTGAGTTGCGCTGCGAACCTGCCAAGGAATACGTGTCCGCAGTACAGGCGAACGAGTAATAGCTTAACATTATGTTAACGCTCTCATGCAAATCAATGCcatttttaacacatttttactCAACATTCGCTTTCTTGCAGGTGCCAAGCTACATCCAGGATTACGTGGTAGTGACGGCCTGGGTGCAGGACTCGGGCGTTCATCTGTACCCCAACTCGGACATTGGCGGCAAGTACATCGTCCTGTCGAATGGCGATCTGTACATCAACAATGCTGGGGCAAGTGATGCGTACAAAACGTACTCGTGCCGAACTGTAAATAGACTCACAGGTAGGTTGTTCGAACAGTTTGAAAGCCATTAATAGCTGAGCGCCTTAATATATGCAAAACGGTTTTCACTATGGAAACTACGATTTAAGTgatattgcatacatttgggcGCTTTGCGTTCAAAATTTCAGAATTACTTatattgaagaaaaaaggCGAATCttcttcaaaaataaaaagcaatcaCAGAAAACACATCACATTCAATTAATTGTACTTCAATCAAATTGAAATAACTATGCGATAATTTCCTGGTAAGCGCAATTAATGGTAATGACGGCGCCTAGGTGTATGCAACATGAAACGGAATTGTTTcatattgcatttttttttgtcctttttgaAGCTCGCTCTGTGAAATGAGTATTTTATTACTCCGTCCCGCAATTAGAATGTTGTTAGAGATAAAACGGTATCCTTCTGCATTTCCTAATGATTATACCATCGGCCACAGCTACCCATTTATTGCGTCGTTAATTACGAAATCTGCATGTAAGTCAGGTGTTTCCTAGGAACGTACAACCGGCCCCTGACCCCTCCCCCAAAAACCATACACGCTTTCCCTTGCATACCGAGCGCCTCCTACACATACCATTTCAATATATTCCGGTCAAAAAGCGACTTTTTTCTTGCACTTTCCATTTCCGTATGCGGCAAGCCACATTCCATTTTTCCCATTCCTCGTGCGGGATAAAAATATCTTATTTCTCGTGCagtaaaaatggaagaaacatCCCCCAtattctcctttttttgtccTTATTCCCCCCTTTGTTTTGCCGCACCACGGTGGTATGCCAGCGTACTGCCCGTACTGCCGTACTGCCAGTGGATATGCATAACTTTGCGCGAGCTAGTGTGCGCCCGGGCAGGAGGGACCACCATTCGTGCATTGCAGTCACGTAGCGTCCATTACGCGAGCGACAGTAATTACCGCCGCAAGCGAAGCAGAAATCGATCTGTGAAAAGGCACCGGGCTAGAGTCCCGGCAACGGGGTGGCACCGGAGAAAAGGGCCCGTGTTGCAGGGCCAAAAGCAAACCAAGAACAATGTGCATACTTGAACGCGAAAAgaaagaatgtgtgtgtgtgtcggtgtgtttgtgtgcgcgcggAATCATAAAAGAAAAGCTCCCGCAAAGGTTACAGCACAATATGGCatgcagaaacaaaacaaaagcaccacAGAAAACACAGAAAACTGAAACTGCGTCGACAATCGAAAATCCTTCAAGATCTTGCACGAGTTGCACCGGGATCGATGCACCCGGACGTGTGCTGCTGTACTGCTCGATGCACCAAATCCccgttttctttctccttgcGCAAAGGTGCAATAGAGCACAACATGGCATGGGATTTTTGTTGGTGCTTACATGGGATTGTGCAGCCATTGCCACGTGGCATTCCGTGGCGCACGTGAATGTTTGTGGACCAAGTGGTTGAATTGTTGCTTAAAAGCTATCCCGCGCGCAACCGAGTCTCGGACGAGTGGTAAATggaatttcattttcatgacTCGCCGATGAACAACAAACTGGGAAGGACGGAAAATATGCAGTAGCAGAAACGGTGATGGCAGTAAAAGCTCGTAGCAACGTGCTGAAATTGCATTACAAGTAGCAACCGCAGAGCGCGCACTAAACGTGAGCACTGCCCGAGGCACTCGAgtagtttcttttttgcttttttttcatttcgagCAGTTAAGTGCACACGTACGGAGTAATCTTTGAAAGCAGCCCGGTACCGATGATATCGCCCGGACACGCTTTTgcaatatttatgtttaactTCTAATTAAAATGCTTGACCGTTTCGCCAGCAGGACGAACACCACTTCAAAGACAATTTTAAACAACCCCCTTGTaatgcttctctctctctttttctgcaCAGGTGAaatacaaatttcaacatatccAGGTCGAGTGATAGTGACCGAGCCGAAGGGACTAGTACAACCTAGAATTAACGTGGAGAAACATTCGCTCAAGCACGTGGTGGTGAATGCACCGGTCACGCTGCCCTGCGTCGCCCAGGGCCACCCGGTACCGACGTACCGGTGGTTCAAGGAGGTGAAGGACCAGATCATGCCGCTGCCGCTGAACGAGCGCATCAGCATCGTGTCGGCGGGCCTGCTCAAGATCGCCAAGGCCCGGCTCGAGGACAGCGGGAAGTACCTCTGCTGGGTGAACAATACCGCCGGCGAGGAAACGATCCAGGTGTCGCTGACGGTGACGGCACCGCTGACCGCCCACCTGCAGCCCCAGGTACAGACGGTGGACGTCGGGAAGGATGCCCAGTTCCAGTGCATCATTTCCGGCTTTCCGGCGCACGAGGTGCTGTGGATGCACAACGGCAAACCGATCGTGCGGGACAGCCGGATCGAGATCTACACCGACGTGCCGCGGATCGTGATCAAGAACGTGCAGAAGGAGGACCAGGGCATGTACCAGTGCTTCGTCGCGAACGAGTGGGAGCAGATACAGTCCACGGCGGAGCTGCAGCTTGGTGGTGAGTGGCGTTTTGTGGATAGTGTTGGGGTGCGCGTGTCTTGATGTTGCTTGGAATGTCTAGCACAGGATTGGACGCACTTCTCACAGGAGGAATAGAGCTTTGTTTGGGTACCATCTAGTAACTTATGTGTCTATTGATTGAACCACACACTTAAACGATGATTTTGAATacttttttacacaattttgaTGTTAAAATCGTAAATGTTTGTAATTATTAACAGTTTGGCTTTACTGCAATTGATCATTGGaactacttcttcttctttttggctcaaacACCGTTGTCGttcaaggcctgcctatacCCCTCGTGGGCatgactttcagtgacttattggttACCCATAGCCGGATgctcagtcctacgtatggcggcacggtccccatttgaggcttgaacccatgacgggcatattgttaagtcgtacaagttgacgactgtaccatgataCAGGCTAAACTACATTGGAACTAAAACCCGttttatttgttaaaatatgaCCTGTGGATGGGTTCTGATCTTCAACGATctgtttaaatttcattttgatacaGTTTGACATTTGACAGAAGAAGCTTTTAGTACAGTGCATAACATTGCACTTGCTTTTTGAGAGTAACGTCAAACTGGGCAATCTTTAAATAGTTGTGTTATCCACtgtaaaaataacacatttttCTTATAACTGATTGAAAATCAATTctaaacaattgaaaaattattgCCGACAAATCGTAATATGTGTCAGTAAATGGAACAGTCCCCGAGTCATAACAAAATGTCCCATAAAACCTGGTAAAGTCTTTTTCTACACCCTCCTAAAACCGCGTCAGatgcaaccacacacacacacacacacacactcacagaggGATTGCATCACCCTTACGCAATAACCCTCCGGGTAGCGTTTTACTGTGCCAAGAAAGAATATTCATCAGGCAGCATCCATCCATAATTAGGACACGGGAACATTATGTTCTACCCCTTCTATGCACTTGTTCACCCTTCTTTCCCATGCCCGGAAATGGAACTACACAAGAAGACAAGGAAAAGGAGGACAAAATGGGGTAGAGAGGGTGCAACAATCTCTTTTGATCATTGCACTCGAGGGGAGTGCAAACCAAACTTCCCCACCTTAGACAAGTGTAAGTGCGCTTACTATTTGTTCCCCCTTTTTTatcgctctttctcttttgttcCGTCCCCCGCCAACAGATGCTACCCCGGAGTTGCTGTACTGGTTCTCGGAACAGACGCTCCAGCCGGGCCCGACCGTATCGCTCAAGTGCGTGGGCACCGGTAACCCACCGCCGCAGTTCACTTGGAAGTTGGACGGTTTTCCGGTAAGTAACAGACGCCTTGGTGGATTGTCGATTTGCCCACTTCTGCCCAGTCGTGGGCGGTGCTGTGCGTGAAGCCGTAGACCCGGACCTGCCAAAGAGAGTAAGCGACGAATAATGCAAATGCTTGCCGCGGCTGTGGTTACACTCTTTACAGATCCCCGACAGTCCCCGGTTTGTCGTCGGTCAGTACGTCACCATCCACGACGATGTCATCAGTCACGTGAACATTTCCAACGTGAAGGAAGAGGACGGTGGCGAATATACGTGCGTGGCGCAGAACAGCATCGGAAGGTAAGGATAGATGGATGCATGTATTTGCGAAACTCTTCTTCCCCGTGGGCGCTTCTGCAAACCAGCGACAGGGACAGTGTGCATGAAAAATGCATTACACAATCCATACCAATCGGTGATTGCTGTGGGGTGGGTGCTCTTGGGAGAGAATACAGAACCGGGCCACGTTCATCCCCCCAGGAGACGTTTACAGTGCATCACACTAATGATGTAGAAAGCTCTCAGCCATTCCATAActtcttctctcttttccaCAAACCAGAGTGTCACACAGTGCCAAAGTGAACATCTACGGGCTTCCATACATACGCGAGATGCCGAAAATTACGGGCATCTCGGGGCACGACCTCATCATCAAGTGCCCGGTCGCCGGCTACCCGATCGACAAGATCCACTGGGAGCGGGACGGTCAAACACTACCCATCAATCGACGCCAGCGGGCCTACAACAACGGCACACTCATCATCGAACAGCTACAGCTGGCAGAGGACGCTGGAACGTACACCTGTATGGCGCAGAACAAGCAGAAGCAGACGGCCCGACGCAACGTCGAGATACAGGTGATAGTGCCGCCCAAGATTATGCCCATCCAAGCGATGACGAACATGCTGCGCGAAGGTATGCGGGCAGCCATCTCGTGCCAAATCCTCGAGGGTGATCTGCCAGTCAACTTTCGCTGGGAGCGCAACGGTAAACCGGTGCTTGGGACGGGCAACGAGGTGATTCGGCGGCTGGACGAGTACAGCACGAGCCTGGTGATCGAGCACATTACGTCCGAGTACTCGGGGAACTATACGTGCATCGCGAGCAATGTGGCGGGCAGCGAGAGCTTTACCGTGCCGCTGACGGTGAACGTGCCGCCGAAGTGGATACTGGAGCCGAAGGATTCGAGCGCCCAGGCCGGGCAGGACGTGGCACTGCACTGTCAGGCCGGAGGCCATCCGCAGCCGACGGTGACGTGGAAGAAAGCGATCGGCAACACGCCCGGGGAGTATAAGGACTTTCTGTACGAGCCAAACGTGTCGCTGCACACGAACGGGACGCTACAGTTTCGCAAGATCGCGAAAGATTCGCAGGGCCACTTTCTGTGCGAGGCGAAGAACTCGATCGGGACGGGTGTTAGCAAGGTTATCTTCCTGAAGGTTAATGGTAAGTTTGCATGTCTATGATTTATTGGAGGTTTTTGGTGCTAATACATTGaaccattttttgtgttttcatcCCCAGTACCTGCCCACTTTAcgacgaaaaacaaacagatcaCCTCGCCGCGCAACAAGCAAATCCACATCCAGTGCAACGTGCAGGGCGACAACCCGATCGACATCAAGTGGAAGATGCAGAgctcccagcagcagctcgacgAATCGCTCGACAACCGGTACAACATACGCGAGCAGGTACTGGACGACGGCATGGTGTCCGAGCTCGGCATCTCCCACACCTACCGGCAGGACACGGGCGTCTACATCTGCCAGGCGTCGAACGCGTTCGGCCAGGACGAGATGTCGATCCATCTCGTCATCCAGGAGGTGCCCGAAGCGCCCAAAAACCTGCGCATCAACTCGCAGCAGTCGCGCACGCTGCAGCTCTCCTGGAGCCAACCGTTCGCCGGCAACAGCCCGATCGAGAAGTACAACGTGGAGTACAAGCTGGTGACGGATTCGTGGCAGTCGGCCGAGCATATCACCGTCGCTGGGACGCAGACGGTCATAACGCTGCAAAACCTGAAGCCCGCCAAAGCGTACCATCTGCGCATCTCGGCCGAAAACAAGCTCGGTGCGTCGGAGTACTCGGAAGTGATACAGGTTACGACGCTGGAGGAAGTTCCCTCGGGACCGCCACTCAACATCAAAGGAGAGCCGAAGAGTTCGACGGAAATTTTCCTCTCATGGGAAGCACCGGACCGGGATCAGTGGAATGGGAACCTTTTGGGGTACTACGTTGGCTACCAGATCGCCGCCAGTCCCAATGATCGTGACATCAATCCGACGCAAGGCTTCAACTTCAAGACGGTTGAGGTGCGCAGTCACTTTGGTGGTGAGACAACGCTACAAAACTTGAACAAGTGCACGACGTACAATATTGTGGTGCAGGCGTACACCAGCCAGGGCAGTGGACCGCCGAGCAAAGAGATATCGCTCGGTACGCTGGAAGATGTACCTTCGAGCGCACCCGACAGTCCAAAGTGTGATGTGCTGAGTTCGACCTCGATCTACATCACCTGGTCGCCGCCACCGGTCGATGGGCAGAATGGAAAGATCCGAGGCTACAAGGTATCCTACATTGAGATGGACGATCTTTACGGTAAGTAGAGTTGATTTGGACGATTCAATGAGCTTTGTTTTGATGGCTCTTTCCCCATTTACAGAGAAGGAACCGTATACATCGAAAACGAACAATCAGTATCTGACGTTAGAAAACCTGAAGAAATTCACCAACTACACGTTCTGGGTGTTGGCGTTCACCAAGGTGGGCGACGGTGTCAGAACCAATCCGTTCCATTGCATCACCCAGGAGGATGGTACGTTTGCTCTACGTCCTCTACCATTGTCAGTCTCTATCAAAgtctcttctctttcttcctAGTACCGAGTGCTCCCAGTGCCCTGAAAGCAGTCCCTTCATCCAGCACCAAGATCATCATCTCCTGGCTACCACCAGCCCACCGGAATGGTCTCATCACCGGCTACACCTTCTACATGCAGCTCGTCGACGGTGGCCGTGACGAGGGTACGCACAAGCGCTCCCTAGTACCGTACGCCGAAAGCCACGAAACGGTACGCTTGCAGGAGCACGCCACCTACCAGTTCTGGCTGACAGCTTCCACCAAGGTAGGGGAGGGTGAAAAGTCCGAAGTGATCACCGTTCCTCCCAACAACAAAGTCCCAGCCCGGATCGTTTCCTTCAGCCAGGAGATTGTAACGCCGTGGAAGGAAACACTGATCCTACCCTGCCGGAAGGTGGGTGTACCGGCACCCGTGACCATCTGGCGGCAGGACGACCAGCCGATGGATACGGGGACGCGCAAGCTAATTGCCAAAAACGGCACCCTCTACATCAAGGACTGTCAGCACTCGGACGCGGGCAACTATACGTGCAGTGTGGAGAACACCTGGGGCAGGGATGAGATCGTGTACCGCATCCGGATCCGGGTGCCACCCGATCCACCGACACTGACGATCGTCAACACCTACACCGACAGTCTGCTGCTCGAGTGGACGGACAATCGGAACGGTGGCTCGCCGGTGCTCGGGTACGTGATCAACTACAAGCGCGAGAACGGTGACTGGGAGGAGCTACAGATCGACTcgaaaaccaacacacacctgCTGGTGAATCTGTGGTGCGGTACGCGCTATCAACTCTACATTACAGCGTACAACAAGATAGGTACTGGATTGCCGTGCGATATTGTGCACTCGCACACGAAGGGACTTCCCCCGGTACAACCAAAACATTCACAGATGATAACGAACAACTCGACGAGCGTGACATGCTGGCTCGATTCGTGGGGTGATGGTGGCTGTGGGATACTGCACTTTTCGATCGAGAACCGGCTGTATGGACGATCGCAGTGGAACATGATCGCTAGCCATGTGGAGGCGACGGAGCGGATCTTTACCGTGACGGATCTGCAGCCGGCAACAAAGTATCAGTTGCGTGTGACGGCGTACAACAATGCCGGTGCTACGATGGCCGTCTACAACTACACCACGCTGACTGCACAGGGAGGTAGGTGGAGTTGGTGGAGAGTAGTTTAAGAACTGTGGCGCTTTACCAATGTAATGCTGTTTGCTTCCAGTGATGGTGTATCCGGATATAACGAACCCAGTGTCACCGCACATGGGTGAGAATCCGTTCTATGCCAATGTGAAGGTGATCTTGCCACTCTGTCTATCCATTCTGATACTGTTCGCGCTCGTTGCTGCGGCCCTGCTCATACGCAAACGAAGTAAGTAGGCCATATCCATCTTGAGGATCCTCTTCAGGAAGTAGTTTAAACCCTAAAAGACTCTACAAACTAATTAACTGATATCTCTTGTGTGTTTCACTCTTATCAGAGCTAAACAACCAGAACCGCATCCCATCCACCTCGATGTCGGAGTCACCGTCGATCGCCAACATCCAGAACAAGCACAACCGGGACCAGCAGTACCTAGCAGTGCGGGCTCAGCAAGCGAGCCGGAACAGTAACTCCGTTGACTCGGGCAGCTACAAAGCCGAGGGAAATGGTAATCGTCCCAATCATTTCACTTCACTCCCGCATTCTACCTGCCGAAAGGCTCAACTCACTTACCGTCTACTTTCCACACCTTTTCCCCTGTTTTTTTACAGAGTATATTGAAGACATTTGCCCGTATGCAACCTTTCAGCTGAACAAGCAAACGTACAGCGAAAGTTCATACAGTGGAAATGTCTACAGTGGACCATATCACTCGGTAAGAGGATCATTTGTGTATCATGATGTTAAAACCGAAAGCTATCATGTAAGTTTAATTTCTatgccatctctttctctctgtttcaTTTTTGTCCCATTGTGGAACTAAACTCTctgtatgtttttattttcctcatCATCAACAAACAATGACAATGAGCGCACACCTCCAACGCAACCATCCAACAACTCCACAGCCATCCTTTTCATCAGATCTCCTTTTTTCCAAACTTTCCCATCACTAGCGACCATGAACAGCGTCATCTGTTTCCGTTTTATGCTTtcatctctctgtctctctctctatctctcatcACTGTGTTCATCTCTATCTTCTAGCAAAGGTCATTGTTGCGTACGCATCTCATATCTCATGATCGTCGTCGACTCACCTATCACTATTACCATCGATCGTCGTTCGTCTTTCGATTTGCTAGTATCTCTCGCTAGTACCTGTCGGAAATGTTGCACTTTTGTTGTCCTGATGATCTTTCATTCCTCTTAAAGGTTTTACTAAGGATGATCCTATTGGTGCAACAAGCTCCTAACCTCAGAGAATCTTGAGTCTTAAGTCTTTGAAGATCAAAATCAGTACCAAATAGAGTGTCAGTAAAGTCAGCTTAATTGTCCTTGTTAACCAGCCTCTCCATTCCTCTTGATCATCTCGTTCACCAGTGAACCACATAATGCTTCGTTCTTACATTCTTTCGTACCGATCACTCATCTATCCCCCGTAACAATTGGCACTCATCAACTGTGTTTCGCTTCATACGATCATCTTTCGATTATCgtttcaattgttttgcaATCGTGTTTCGTATTCGTACTGAAATCACCTCTCATTAGCTGCTGATCGTTTCGCACTATTCGCTCACCATCACTACCAACAtgatcaccaccatcatcaccattgtAAGTCGAGAAGGCAGAAGAGAGCACAAATGCCCACGATCGAATCACAGtcgaacaaaaatcaaaaatgtcccaaatggtgtttttttttcttttctttttctctttctttctatctctcttctctttctttctctttctctcttttttatcgctctcgcgcgcgcgctctctctctctcgctggtTGTGTGTATGATCGAACATGCAAACcacaaatcaataaaaactctccccacaaaacaaaccgtccatccaacaaatcaaacaacaatCCTTCGAAATGTCCCTCAAAACGTCGAAACAAAACATCCCCCTTGCTGCGTGTTTCGTGCGTTGTcgttgctgccgttgctgtgGGCTTTGCTGGGTTTTCCGTTCCGACCTTCTTAACGATAATGCACATACATCTCTTCctgttttatttacaaaaaaatgtaacaacGCCCCAAAACGAACCCAAACACTCATGTGCTGATGCAACCGTGCTGTCCTTCTCATCCTGGCCTGGCGCTACCACATCCGATACGATTGGAACAATGCAATTGGAACAACTTCCATAACAAATCTACCCAACTATCCCGCGGTTCGACCTTCGTCTGACTACACATTGCGACTTTTGAAaccgaaaaaaatgaaacccaaaacacaaatacaccaaccaaaaccaacaaaaatatcccccttcttcttcgttaacaaaaaaaacaacctcccgTAGAACAAAGAGCCCGAATACACG encodes the following:
- the LOC1270011 gene encoding cell adhesion molecule Dscam2 isoform X3, producing the protein MDVRGLAQGILLLHILKGVILLDLQGPVFLAEPPYKVEFSNNSGGLIDCTGHGSPPPDVEWSVATTNHELVYTLPNGSLIFYPFSADKFRHEVHSTVYRCKLKNLVGTILSREVHVKGVVNQKYNIQVHDEYVMSGNTAVLKCQVPSYIQDYVVVTAWVQDSGVHLYPNSDIGGKYIVLSNGDLYINNAGASDAYKTYSCRTVNRLTGEIQISTYPGRVIVTEPKGLVQPRINVEKHSLKHVVVNAPVTLPCVAQGHPVPTYRWFKEVKDQIMPLPLNERISIVSAGLLKIAKARLEDSGKYLCWVNNTAGEETIQVSLTVTAPLTAHLQPQVQTVDVGKDAQFQCIISGFPAHEVLWMHNGKPIVRDSRIEIYTDVPRIVIKNVQKEDQGMYQCFVANEWEQIQSTAELQLGDATPELLYWFSEQTLQPGPTVSLKCVGTGNPPPQFTWKLDGFPIPDSPRFVVGQYVTIHDDVISHVNISNVKEEDGGEYTCVAQNSIGRVSHSAKVNIYGLPYIREMPKITGISGHDLIIKCPVAGYPIDKIHWERDGQTLPINRRQRAYNNGTLIIEQLQLAEDAGTYTCMAQNKQKQTARRNVEIQVIVPPKIMPIQAMTNMLREGMRAAISCQILEGDLPVNFRWERNGKPVLGTGNEVIRRLDEYSTSLVIEHITSEYSGNYTCIASNVAGSESFTVPLTVNVPPKWILEPKDSSAQAGQDVALHCQAGGHPQPTVTWKKAIGNTPGEYKDFLYEPNVSLHTNGTLQFRKIAKDSQGHFLCEAKNSIGTGVSKVIFLKVNVPAHFTTKNKQITSPRNKQIHIQCNVQGDNPIDIKWKMQSSQQQLDESLDNRYNIREQVLDDGMVSELGISHTYRQDTGVYICQASNAFGQDEMSIHLVIQEVPEAPKNLRINSQQSRTLQLSWSQPFAGNSPIEKYNVEYKLVTDSWQSAEHITVAGTQTVITLQNLKPAKAYHLRISAENKLGASEYSEVIQVTTLEEVPSGPPLNIKGEPKSSTEIFLSWEAPDRDQWNGNLLGYYVGYQIAASPNDRDINPTQGFNFKTVEVRSHFGGETTLQNLNKCTTYNIVVQAYTSQGSGPPSKEISLGTLEDVPSSAPDSPKCDVLSSTSIYITWSPPPVDGQNGKIRGYKVSYIEMDDLYEKEPYTSKTNNQYLTLENLKKFTNYTFWVLAFTKVGDGVRTNPFHCITQEDVPSAPSALKAVPSSSTKIIISWLPPAHRNGLITGYTFYMQLVDGGRDEGTHKRSLVPYAESHETVRLQEHATYQFWLTASTKVGEGEKSEVITVPPNNKVPARIVSFSQEIVTPWKETLILPCRKVGVPAPVTIWRQDDQPMDTGTRKLIAKNGTLYIKDCQHSDAGNYTCSVENTWGRDEIVYRIRIRVPPDPPTLTIVNTYTDSLLLEWTDNRNGGSPVLGYVINYKRENGDWEELQIDSKTNTHLLVNLWCGTRYQLYITAYNKIGTGLPCDIVHSHTKGLPPVQPKHSQMITNNSTSVTCWLDSWGDGGCGILHFSIENRLYGRSQWNMIASHVEATERIFTVTDLQPATKYQLRVTAYNNAGATMAVYNYTTLTAQGVMVYPDITNPVSPHMGENPFYANVKVILPLCLSILILFALVAAALLIRKRKLNNQNRIPSTSMSESPSIANIQNKHNRDQQYLAVRAQQASRNSNSVDSGSYKAEGNEYIEDICPYATFQLNKQTYSESSYSGNVYSGPYHSNKEPEYTKVRRKGGSRLRDPATSEPIDINQFIESDNPGSTDSEVRKILTLHIPITEYDTLGSESDNDIASRSNQSNYRHHRDTQDETSSSSENSPSSISRKSKPPYPPRKSAKAQSQNLPKRHVRSSSGYSSHNEETTFSISNYPNYSDHITPPARFSDLLGRDATLAVSSVNPSSLGSATEIGSNVVGKKSSNHSPRPRAGQKLQREAFQINV